The region AAAAAAACGAAAACACCACACACAGACGCCTACCCGAGATGAGCAACACTTTCATTTCATGTTAAGAACTAACTCATGAAAAATTGAACCCAAACAACTTCAATTCTCTTTCAATGGCTACTTCTGTTTCTGCTTCTCATCCCTGTATTTCATCTATCACCAATTGTTCAATCccttcatcatcatcttcatcttcttcttcttcatggaAAGTCTCATCCTCACGCGTCAAGTGGCAGAGACGTTCCTATTGTAGAGCTATGGTTCAAATTCAAACTGGCGCACCCGCCGCGTATGCTAAGGAAATGGAACGCCTATCCGCCAAAGAATCGCTTCTCCTTGCGGTTAGTCAACCAGTCCCTTTTCTCTCTTATGCTTTCTGCTTAATGTTGTCAATTGATTAACTCGTTCGATTCGTTTTTTGAATTGTTGCTGTGCTCCATTGGTTTGATTTTCTCTATATTTTGTAAACCAAATTGTGAGGAAAGAAGCAAATTGGGAAGTGTCAAAATTTACCAATTTTGTTTATCTACCCCTTTGGACTTCCTAAATAAATACTTATAATTGTTTTATGTGGTGAAATCAAAAGGAAATAGTCATGAAATTGAATTTACTTAATATATGTTTGCTTTAGTGTTTGGACGAGTGAAAACCAATTTTGAGGTTTAGAATTGATTTTAGAATGATTTTGAGGTGTTTAGTTCTTCTAAAGTAGATCGATTCTGTCTAAAGAATTTATTCTACTTTGAATATAAAATTTGTAGTTTTTGAATTTAAACATATTTTGTACATTGAAAAGTTTATGTTCAACTCAATTTTGTATAAAATTATTCAAATATAAATCACTTTACATTCAACTCACTTTTAACCGTAATCAATTCCctcaaaatcaattttttttcaCCGCAACATCAGCTAAATGTATGTTTGATTCTACTTTTGAATGAAACAATTTTTTTTCTAAGAGGCATAGAATTGATTTTGACATGATTGATTATTCTCGAGAAAAATTGATTTTCCTCTATAATTTGAAGGTTTTGCCTCTGCAATTGATTTTAGTCTATAGTTAATTATTCAGCTCGTTTTTACATGAATATTTCCAATCATAGATCACTACTTAACTCACTCTTAGTGGGAAACAATTTTACCAAATCATTTCATTCaaatttaaattcaatttttgACATGATAGAACCAAACGCATAATAAATTAGTTATCATTGAAAACTAGTTTACATAGGGGTTATCAAAAGATTCATGAACTAACAAAAAAAACAGCTACGAGTAGTTGAATACAATGATATGACTATTAAATGGTACTAACTACACAAATTGTTGAAACTCAAATGTGTAGTTAGTTCTACATTGATTAGGAATGAATTAAGTTCTACATTAACTAGGAAAGAGCTAAATGAAGGATCATAAGAGAGGTGACCCATAAACACAATACCTTTAAATTGTGGGTATAGATGTGGTGTTCATACTCTTGTTGGTTCAGGTTTTTAGTTTGTTGTGTTCGTGCTCTCTGGACTTCCCGACAAAATTAAAATGAAGCTGATTATATTATATATCATCTAATATAGCAGTTTGTGCAAATTGTCAAGTTTTGATTCAAACATACTTACTCTTGAGATATGCTTTCAGTTTAAAGATGCAGGTGAGTTTGAGGGCTTAGTCTCTGGGAAGACAACCGAATATCAAAGAATTGATGTGAATGAGAGGATAACTGGTCTTGAGCGGCTCAATCCAACACCTCGACCCACGACGTAAGGGAATAAGAATGTCCATGTCTATGCTTTACGAATAAAATatttatgttcttatttgctaCAGGTCACCTTTTCTAGAAGGTCGATGGAAATTTGAGTGGTTTGGTCCTGGATCTCTCGGGTTGTTTGCGGCTAGGGTTATATTTGAGTGAGTTTTATCAATTTGCTTTTACCTTGTCAATGTGATGTCTTGCTTAGGCTTGCTTACTCTATCTGTATTTTAAGCTGGCACGATCTCGCCTGAATTTTAATGCTTCCCTGTGCCTTATATGTTTGCAGGAATTTTCCTTCAAGTTTAGCTAATTTGTCGAAAATGGATGTCTTCATCAAGGACGGAAATGCAAAGATTACGGCAAACACAACATTTTTAAACTCGGTACTTCTTTTTAGCGTCTAATTTTTGTATACATCTACAAATCTTGGATCAGCATTCAGAAAGcattgcaaacatcttttataaTTTACTCTCAGCTTGAAAATCAAAATCCCCCCATTATAATACTGTTTTTTGTAAAGCTTTTTTCTTCTATGTGAATTAAATGGTTTTGAGTAGTTTTTCTTGCAAGATTTTTTCCAACTCAGATTCATTTGGATTGGAGAACTCAGGTTGTTCTTAACTTAGAATGGTTGTTTTACTATGCAGCCAAGTCATGGCTACCATGTATATTTACCTCTTGATGCTATTTAAACAGTAGCCTGTTAAAATATACTTTATAATGCACTTCCAACAAAACTTAGCATATATATTTCGTACTACTAATCATACCCAGGAAATCTTTATATTCATTTAATATCTAGGCCATCATGAAGAAGTACTTGAAAATGGTTAAATTGTTTTGACAGAACATGTATCTCTTATGCTTCTTTATTTCCCTTAGTTGCAACTTCTTTGTGATGCAATATCAAAAAAAGAAGCTGCAACTAAGAGAAGAATTTGACTCCTCTTAAGTGAGAGGGTCCACTTTACCTGGTGTAACTTTGGTTTTTGACTCCTCTTTAGACTTAGAAAAACCATAAGAGAAACTATTAGGAAAGATCTTGGGATTAACGAGTTGGATAGAAACTTGGTTTTTGATAAAAATATTACGGCGTAATTTGATCCATGTAGCCGATTCCACTTGGTCCGATAAAGCTTGGTTGTTGTATATTTCTAGTTGGTACTTTTTAAAAGCAACTATAGTGCCTAGAAAGAGCTTGTACCTTTCCTATTTTGTTTAAATTTGTTTTAGTTGAGTGTTGTAGATAGAAAGCAGTGTTATTCTCTCAACCAAGTTAACTGTCGAGGGGCCACTTAGAATGAAAGAGGAGTATGTAGAAGGGATTCTTGTGTCACCAACAGTTTTGGAAAACAGAGTACCAGAACAGCTCAAAGGTGCACTTGGACAGGCAGTTAATGTTTTACAACAGCTACCGGTACCTTTACGCGATGCTCTTTCCAATGGACTAAAAGTTCCTCTAAGTAAGCTACCCTTGATTTCTATATTCACTTCTGAACATGTTCTCTGATTTCTTTATGTACAATCTGTTGATTATTGGTTTCACTATGCACTGCCAATGTTAGGGTTCGTTTATTCTGTTGTTTTCACTGACAAAATATCCATTAGAAAAGACATTAtgaaagtttttgaaaatttattatAGATTGAATAAATAAATATCTGTTCTACTCATACCATTGATCTACACCTTCGGAGACTCTTATGTTGGTAGATATTTACCATGATAACATGTTCTGATATTTCTCTTGCAAAATGCATCTGAAGAAAGACAGTATATGAGAAATGAATGATGTAACTGAGTTGTGATTATCATGTTCCTTGAAAAAGTTTTTTTCGATCTACACTTTTTATGTCATTTCATGTTTGAAGGTGGAAGCTTTCAGAGACTCTTCATGATTTCTTATCTCGATGAGGAGATACTTGTAAGTTTTGAATTCAGTAAATAATTTTAGATAAGTTTAATCCTTGTGTTCCTGTATAGATTACAATGCATATAAAGCTAACATAAATTCTCAAACTTTAATTCATGAACTAAGAAGCACATATATGCTCGGCATGTAAGTTGAGGCATGTCTACCATTTATGAACACATTATCTGATCATATCTTATTTAATGCGGTGCTCTCAGCACAGTCTCTCACACAGTCTCTCACACCCAAGATTGAGTATCTGGAGTGTGACTCGAGGGGCCTGATAGTGGATAACTAAACAGATCATGGATACTCTGATATTATGATAGAATTAATGTTGTGGTTAACCTAACCCTACAAAACTGGTTTGTAAGATGAGCGATATCTTCCACTTCTATACATTTTTCTAGCAATATCACATCAAATGTGAGACTCTCAACAAGTACTAGTATTGCATCTGGTTACATGGGAAGGAAGAAATTTGAAAAACTATAGGATTCAAATGTTCTTTacttttttgttttcatttcaAGTTGACATTGTGAACCAAGTCGAGTAGCCTTAGATCTAATGTATAATTCCATTTTATACATATAATTAATCAAGTTATGATAATATCTGAATGATTATGCTGGTACTGATGCAGATAATAAGGAACACATCTGGGATTCCAGAAGTTTTAACAAAAATTGAAGCAACACCATCGCCTCTGGGAGATTCAAATCCAGGGTATGAAAGCTAGGAATTCTGTATGGAAAGTGAATTATTTTTCCTTGGTTTTTGAGGTGTAATGTCAAACACTTATTCCTTCTAAGTAACCTATGTGAATATAGAAGTTTCAATTTGAAACTGATACCATTTCTTACAAAACTATGTATCATGTTCCTGTATCACAACAAAAGTGGTTCTATGATTTAGAACTTGAGTAATGCTATTCATACAATCAATagtgaaattaaaaaaaaaaaggaaaaatctGTATTTTTGTTGGAAATTTTATGACCGCAATTTCAAATGACTTTTTTTTTGGTTTCACTTATATCTTTTTTCGTATTAGTGGTGTATCAAGAGCTTATTGAACTTATATTTTAGTGAGGATTTATGAATAAAAACAATTTAGTAAAATTTCTCATAAAAGTGTTTTATTTAAGTAATGTGTAAttcttaaaaaaataataaaatgtgttaatttaaataataaaattaattttatttattagaatatttttattaattaatatataCTTCATTAATATTTTAAAAGGAGGAAAAAGTGCAAatgaaatatatatattttttaatgAAATGGAAGAGTAAGTTACAAGATACAAGAAAATAGTTTAGCTACACTCTGTATCAAGTTAACTATTTTATATTATGATATTTAAGTTGTTAGAATTTCATGTTAAATTCCAAGTAAAATTGTAGCTGTTGAGATATTTAAGTTGTTAGAACTTCATGTTAAATTGAAAGTCAAATTGTATCCGTTAGAGTTATTTAATTTTGAAGAAAATTTAATTTGATATATTTTAGATATTTGAGTTCgaaatttttacaaaaataatccacttttttaaggaaattttcaaaatatctcttgtttcaaaaaaattctcaaactaccccacttttaggaggagtcgccaattgaattggagactcctcttaaaaattgaatggaggcgccaattcaatAGGACCACTTGGTATTAATAAAATTTGtcgtttacacaaagaaacctaatggtgatgaccgggatcacctaaccgacctccggtcccacatcctctagctaccctaacccgtggccctaacccacgttgacgattcggtaccggtgtttgagcatctgaggggctaggagcgtcactaccaactacaggagaaggtttgttgaggtagtcagacaagtcgacatagtcttcagtatgcatcgatggtgtacagtcgtagctgagctcatgacccatgccagagaagttgggatgtggttgactcattgatgggcgaccgagacggttgaagggagacatgggtgtgaatgatgcgtcgaggaaaggttgttggggtgtttggtaaagatagggttgttggatgttttggttttgtgaggtttgggcttcttggctacggtaggaggaggggcggttggtgttgaatgatcgttgggtgttctggcttaggcgactttggtagggtgatgggatgggtgcgaagcgatgttgagtctcaggttgatggtcaatttgttggtggtggtatgaggtatgctcttggtattggggttgggtgtatggaatgttttggttgtatgtttgtgtgttggttgaacggaacgtttgacGAACAGGaggttgtgtgtatccggtctgacactgttgttgggggtttgatgttgaggtgtcaggtgtgtaagtcatctggcaTGGGTCGaacaagtacatatcctcggcgatgaactgaaaaccaaccgatctgtaccaagccatataagtacgacttggtttttcttcagttggcatgactgcgtcagttaacacatggtcatgacgatgcttccatttgcgacactccgatcttgcgaagctttgccatggattgaagttccattggtcgttaactttgcgcagatgccattctcctaggctagctgggggatctgggatattttggggcataccgaactgcagcttcacacgatcactgttgtgcatctccacagatgtgaaccgtattatcgatgtgcatgcagtccatacggccgcgtcttcagtgttgacttgatggtcatgatccaaattaaggtatggacgccaaataaACTGAAATGTAAAAGAAGATCGGATTATAGTAaaggtagaagaagttaacaaaatataacgaaataattaagttattttccttacgtctgtcggtcgaagaTGATCCAACAGGTTGTGATACagagtaatacagtgtcttggacatctgttgtaactcataccacgtgcaaaccatctacaccaaaaagtcaaaaaatattagttatgggtaataatctttaaagaagtaagtaaagatatagcaatttaaacaacttacttttgtgcatacggaaatgtgaaagggttgttattg is a window of Lathyrus oleraceus cultivar Zhongwan6 chromosome 6, CAAS_Psat_ZW6_1.0, whole genome shotgun sequence DNA encoding:
- the LOC127098510 gene encoding probable plastid-lipid-associated protein 13, chloroplastic gives rise to the protein MATSVSASHPCISSITNCSIPSSSSSSSSSSWKVSSSRVKWQRRSYCRAMVQIQTGAPAAYAKEMERLSAKESLLLAFKDAGEFEGLVSGKTTEYQRIDVNERITGLERLNPTPRPTTSPFLEGRWKFEWFGPGSLGLFAARVIFENFPSSLANLSKMDVFIKDGNAKITANTTFLNSIESSVILSTKLTVEGPLRMKEEYVEGILVSPTVLENRVPEQLKGALGQAVNVLQQLPVPLRDALSNGLKVPLSGSFQRLFMISYLDEEILIIRNTSGIPEVLTKIEATPSPLGDSNPGYES